One stretch of Podospora bellae-mahoneyi strain CBS 112042 chromosome 2, whole genome shotgun sequence DNA includes these proteins:
- a CDS encoding hypothetical protein (EggNog:ENOG503P7AW; COG:S) codes for MSFGPLPSQLCLLSSLSQKDIGDKVRFLGCVTSYSTESGVLTLQYRGSEDRQLTFASVDVNLVLQSLKAEQTRVGEWVNVIGYVTSTDSKKLGDMNPVVEVQATLLWSAGPLNLEKYEASVQALDGEES; via the exons ATGTCTTTCGGTCCGCTTCCCTCCCAACTGTGTCTGCTCTCCTCCCTGTCCCAAAAAGATATTGGTGATAAAGTGAGGTTCCTGGGATG TGTAACATCCTATTCCACCGAGTCTGGCGTTTTGACCTTGCAATACAGAGGGTCTGAGGACAGACAACTCACTTTCGCCTCGGTCGATGTCAACCTCGTTCTGCAGAGTCTCAAGGCGGAACAAACACGCGTTGGCGAATGGGTGAATGTCATCGGATATGTCACCTCGACCGACAGCAAAAAGCTAGGCGACATGAATCCGGTGGTTGAGGTCCAAGCAACACTTCTTTGGTCGGCTGGACCCCTCAACCTGGAAAAATACGAAGCGTCTGTACAGGCATTGGACGGTGAGGAGAGTTGA
- a CDS encoding hypothetical protein (EggNog:ENOG503P9GI; COG:S) — MSLPQDVEFSPARTTLHWAQSDYDYDQVQYADFSQIQEAKYGDVKYLQVSESEMDDQEIEGNGEFTHQHNPRDSIASLTNSEPSSAPLSKNAKKNKKKAAKKKAAKEAEKEAEKEAEPQPEAETVPTPAAEPTPEPTTEAKEEAEGEASAAKKKNKKKKKKNKSSVDSTPATSSDSLAPAAAEPTSEAPATEEQPKVKEVKERSLEAPAAESKQNEEPRAEEKVEETSAPAAAAEPTPVAEVTETKETEAPAAEVATPEGKEEEKPTEDAAPAPEAAAPVEKVEDAASSTPAPEPEAAEEAAPTSAVDPTPAEAAAEVKEEPAAEPKSEDIAEAPAAETVVEAEKSFAEVAAPDATEGAAPVVIDLKSEPEVEKPQEETKEVEAPKVEEPAKEAEKTEQESAPVADATLEPTPVEQSTPAKEVKPAESEKTAEPEVEPTPETKEEPATQAKEEPVAEPVPGAKEEPAVAEPVAEAKEEPTVAELVTESKDEPVAEGVKEQTAVETKEEATHDVKEEVAPETEVKAEAAPEVMEEPASEVKEEAAATAPEVKGEDTPEIKTEEAEVKTEDIPEAKEEAAPEVKEEAAAEVKDETPEVKEEAVEIKIEEADVKIAAIPEAKEEAAPDANEEATPKAAVEATLEVKEETATETKEEAVVESTAEVKEEPVVDAPTEAKDEAPVEAVPEAKEDVAAETKEQSTSEEKDEPVAEIEQPATETKEEAAPEAKTEAVPEVTDAVPETKDDAAPEAKEEAVAEPKTEVVEEPKDEPAAEITVEDKDVSYAEVAAAEPAGEAKEATPETKEETVPETEEEPAVEAKQEPAPETKDEPAAEVKEDTTTETVAESKDEPVAEVKETAPEPAVEAKEEPVPETKEESIPEPAVEAKEDAPEPAPKTKESAPEAPVAEIKEEPAVETKEEPAVEAKDESAVETKEESYAEVAAAAVETKEETATETKDEPAVEATEAQVEESAPEPVVEAKEELTPAPVEEAKIVPAAEPSSEVKEEAEPTSVEDSKQEEPEVKEPVAENKEESYAEVAAAPAPEETVKEEKPAVDCRESAAKEDAPVTEDKPEPETAEEPAKPEEAKEGVAAEPAVEKTAEPAAEPAEETVVESTPEKVAEPAEKSAEPVAEKVVEPVGEKVTEAADEHVAEPVAEKAAESTDETVAELKEQVGVAGTVTAVAGTVAAATEIVAEAATSVADTVAATFSEPADKAAEEADKSTPVEEKTEEEPAAVQAESGSVAEPVPAVEESAKAAETVEEKAAPVEEAPETTPEPAAEIKPETETEVAAPASTEEVDSTPASVDRAIVEETPAPVEEVAKVEPTEEIKPASTEDAKVEIAEETKPEEIKIGIVEEAQPEVAETATEAVEETKVPAPVEEAKAESAEETKTPEPVEEAKPAPVEEFKAETVENVKTEAAEAPKADPVEELNAVEPVEQVIAPAAESVEAPKEESQPEPVVERPLVVEAPVEAPKVVAAEPVVEAPIEAPKEVVAEPVVAAARSLPETVEKVEQEESKDTVGPIPSENKDEKASGEEHPIPVLLDTPGGLAGEEISECISEPKDMDTDLQQSDTHDTPITHDTHDTQDASAAISSVDNNDTLDTPNIDNTPGEEEVVPVTTNETEVTVDDKEAVKTVEEDKSDVTPSDENLAAAESKEPASSIQEPEAKDDKPETEAAPEPEIAHAETAPVVEAEPVVESTQIEEPTLPEVKTPFADVEEALEEPPSRTKEPTEDSSPVVTDDASITVEEATQQSEEEKEQPIIEQSSTETPAVQESVDVTSTPEVEKSVVEEVAVPEKEEVAPEVESVEKTEEVEPVEVSDAKVAQSVDDAQAVNDKSDSPVAAIAVAAGIASAAAIAATAASIEEPAAGEKAVVDEPEVSEKTEEPIKVDEPVAVADKSVIADKPATTEEIVIAAAEEPIETDKPTSVSESRSIDEPPVSVEEHVDAEHVVPAAAVPSEISARSVESAIDTASVVAENEAPVVVPAQEPEQISDAASEDFVLIEAESIPKEATEEEAVLIDQSIASLKQVASEVETEALAAAVEEKSVNETVVEPAVEVTAQHAAEPDVESRTKPDAPKEVSVSDFAIPVAAAAGAAAFGVAAGEATKEEAPVTERSLPKSLAQVERDDVVLDYDPRDTNLSFGTQTTYPLPTDTSFTLPTDTTYTLPTDTSFSLPTEKTASESLSRGLASTEESKKEETSEGKSFAKELALGAGVVGALGAATAVAAHTASDKESSDAVKRLEAYAAIFDNEPKDKVSSRSLPQDGAKNTTIESSEAVSETVPLTESFHMVDKKDGQEVARGGEEAKSDGEDIVAARPAIIAVTSAGPKETITDDAVLTTQRSTIPGSRGPDETQGEEVIVDFRVPTPALILPDLNDPVARELGRMRSLRRQRRNTIKQAEEMVAAAVVLYATADILSPPGSPTTENPGADVLGLTEMHSDVKGKGKEVQVFTDGERGRRRSRDEQEVSALVTDLSADKDRSRTDEGRRRRRSHHSSRSYRDLESRDRDLGDAHDYRDLSKDGSRHSYSRRHRSESYNSSRSLGADERPRTPPAQDKDSSYPPEHRSPRKQRTPEEQAAHDKRKEERRRLRELERAREEIPASPTSPTKEERVKERSAPRQRSERDLSERDRSDRDRAERSEHRRRRHSHSRASVEFDVPSSSRKTEPVLNSREGVPMPPSASRTFPPELKRSSTGRSSRARRSERSERSERSDDRLARDDDYRPSSREHREHREPRVRRSEDRIVRDEEVPRPRSSKRSTANVLDTKDSAASVGDASIGKGAASISSTGEHESASHRAKRQEKREKVRESETKEKGGIRGAFKRLFTRG; from the exons ATGAGTCTCCCTCAAGATGTCGAGTTTAGTCCAGCTAGGACCACCCTTCATTGGGCCCAAAGCGACTATGATTATGATCAAGTTCAGTATGCCGACTTTAGCCAAATACAGGAAGCCAAATATGGAGATGTGAAATACCTCCAAGTATCCGAAAGTGAGATGGACGATCAAGAGATTGAGG GCAATGGCGAGTTCACCCACCAGCATAATCCCAGGGACTCGATAGCGTCTCTCACCAACTCAGAGCCATCATCAGCCCCCCTCTCAAAGaacgccaagaagaacaagaagaaggcagcgaagaagaaggcagccaaggaggccgagaaggaagcCGAGAAAGAAGCCGAGCCACAACCCGAAGCCGAAACTGTGCCGACACCAGCCGCGGAGCCGACGCCGGAGCCGACAAcggaggccaaggaggaagccgagggagaggcttcggccgccaagaagaagaacaagaagaaaaagaagaagaacaagagcaGCGTCGACTCGACACCTGCTACATCTTCTGACTCTCTTGCCCCCGCTGCCGCCGAGCCAACATCAGAAGCCCCTGCGACTGAAGAGCAACCCAAGGTtaaggaggtcaaggaacGCAGTCTCGAGgcccctgctgctgagagCAAGCAGAATGAGGAGCCCAGggctgaggagaaggttgaggaaACCAGtgcccctgctgctgctgctgagccaACGCCTGTCGCCGAGGTGaccgagaccaaggagaCTGAAGCTCCCGCTGCTGAGGTCGCCACACccgaggggaaggaggaggaaaagccCACAGAAGATGCTGCTCCCGCCCCTGAAGCTGCTGCTCCAGTAGAGAAGGTCGAAGATGCTGCGTCCTCAACGCCCGCCCCTGAGCCAgaagctgccgaggaggctgcccCCACATCTGCTGTTGACCCCACGCCAGCAGAGGCTGCCgctgaggtgaaggaggagccAGCTGCCGAGCCCAAGTCTGAGGACATCGCAGAGGCGCCTGCTGCCGAGACAGTGGTCGAAGCCGAAAAGTCCTTCGCTGAGGTTGCGGCCCCAGATGCTACTGAGGGTGCTGCCCCCGTTGTCATTGATCTCAAGTCTGAGCCTGAGGTTGAGAAGCCTCAAgaggagaccaaggaggttgaggcgcccaaggttgaggagccAGCTAAGGAGGCTGAGAAGACCGAGCAGGAATCCGCCCCTGTTGCCGACGCCACCCTAGAGCCTACGCCTGTTGAGCAGTCAACACCTGCTAAGGAGGTCAAGCCTGCTGAGTCTGAGAAGACTGCCGAGCCAGAGGTTGAGCCTACTCctgagaccaaggaggaacCCGCCACTCAAGCTAAGGAGGAGCCAGTTGCCGAACCAGTCCCTGGGGCCAAGGAGGAGCCTGCTGTCGCTGAGCCAGTTGCTGAAGCGAAGGAGGAACCTACTGTCGCCGAGCTTGTCACAGAGTCCAAGGATGAACCAGTTGCCGAGGGCGTCAAGGAACAGACTGCTGttgagaccaaggaggaggccaccCATGacgtcaaggaggaggttgcaCCCGAGACCGAGGTCAAGGCTGAGGCTGCTCccgaggtgatggaggagccCGCTTCCGAAGTCAAGGAGGAAGCTGCTGCAACTGCCCCTGAAGTTAAGGGGGAGGATACCCCCGAGATCAAGACTGAAGAGGCTGAGGTCAAGACTGAGGATATCCCTGAGGCGAAGGAGGAAGCCGCTCcagaggtcaaggaggaggctgccgctgAGGTTAAGGACGAGACTCCCGAGGTCAAGGAAGAGGCTGTCGAAatcaagattgaggaggctgaTGTCAAGATTGCGGCCATTCCcgaggcgaaggaggaggctgctccTGATGCTAATGAGGAGGCCACTCCCAAGGCTGCCGTTGAGGCCACCCTTGAAGTCAAGGAGGAGACTGCCACAGAGACCAAGGAAGAGGCTGTTGTGGAGTCTACTgctgaggtcaaggaggagccCGTCGTCGACGCCCCCACCGAGGCCAAGGACGAAGCTCCTGTTGAGGCTGTGCCTGAAGCCAAggaggatgttgctgctgagacCAAGGAGCAGTCCACCTCTGAAGAGAAAGACGAGCCTGTTGCTGAGATTGAACAACCTGCCACTGAGACCAAGGAAGAGGCCGCCCCTGAGGCTAAGACTGAGGCTGTCCCAGAAGTCACGGATGCCGTACCCGAGACCAAGGACGACGCTGCTCCCgaagccaaggaggaagcTGTTGCTGAGCCCAAGACCGAGGTGGTCGAGGAGCCCAAGGATGAGCCTGCTGCAGAGATAACTGTGGAGGACAAGGATGTGTCTTACGCCGAAGTTGCCGCTGCTGAGCCCGCCGgcgaggccaaggaggctaCTCctgagaccaaggaggagactGTCCCtgagaccgaggaggagccagcTGTCGAAGCCAAGCAAGAGCCTGCTCCCGAGACCAAGGATGAGCCCGCTGCTGAGGTAAAGGAGGATACGACCACTGAGACAGTTGCTGAGTCCAAAGATGAGCCAGTGGctgaggtcaaggagactGCCCCTGAGCCTGCCGttgaggccaaggaggagccAGTAcccgagaccaaggaggagtcTATTCCCGAACCTGCTGTTGAAGCTAAAGAGGATGCCCCAGAGCCAGCCCCTAAGACTAAGGAGTCTGCTCCTGAGGCCCCGGTTGCTGAAATCAAGGAGGAGCCTGCCGTTGAAACCAAGGAGGAACCTGCCGTTGAGGCTAAGGATGAGTCAGCGGttgagaccaaggaggagtcTTATGCTGAAGTCGCCGCGGCTGCTGtcgagaccaaggaggaaaCCGCCACCGAGACAAAGGATGAGCCCGCGGTCGAAGCCACGGAGGCTCAGG TTGAGGAGTCTGCTCCTGAGCCCGTTGttgaggccaaggaggagctcaCCCCAGCGCCAGTAGAGGAGGCGAAGATTGTACCTGCCGCTGAGCCTTCTTCTGAGGTGAAGGAAGAAGCTGAGCCAACTTCCGTCGAGGACtccaagcaggaggagcccGAGGTCAAGGAACCTGTCGCCGAGAACAAGGAGGAGTCCTACGCTGAGGTCGccgccgctcccgctccgGAGGAGACagtcaaggaggagaagcccgCAGTTGA TTGTAGGGAATCTGCCGCCAAGGAAGATGCGCCAGTCACTGAGGACAAGCCCGAGCCCGAGACTGCTGAGGAGCCTGCCAAGCCCGAGGAGGCCAAAGAGGGGGTCgctgctgagcctgctgtCGAGAAGActgctgagcctgctgcCGAGCCTGCTGAGGAGACTGTCGTCGAGTCTACTCCTGAGAAGGTCGCCGAACCCGCTGAGAAGTCTGCTGAGCCGGTTGCTGAGAAGGTTGTCGAACCAGTTGGTGAGAAGGTTACCGAAGCTGCTGATGAGCATGTCGCCGAGCCTGTCgccgagaaggctgccgagtCTACTGACGAGACCGTTGCCGAGCTCAAGGAGCAGGTTGGTGTTGCCGGGACTGTTACTGCTGTTGCCGGAACTGTTGCTGCCGCCACCGAGATTGTTGCTGAGGCTGCCACTTCTGTAGCCGACACTGTTGCTGCGACTTTTTCTGAGCCAGCTGATAAGGCTGCCGAAGAAGCTGACAAGTCGACTCCAGTTGAGGAGAAGACCGAGGAAGAGCCGGCCGCTGTTCAAGCTGAGAGTGGTTCCGTTGCTGAGCCTGTTCCAGCTGTCGAAGAATctgccaaggctgccgagaccgttgaggagaaggccgCTCCCGTCGAGGAGGCCCCGGAGACTACCCCTGAGCCTGCAGCTGAAATCAAGCCTGAGACTGAAACCGAAGTTGCTGCCCCCGCCTCTactgaggaggttgacagCACCCCAGCTTCTGTCGACAGGGCTATTGTCGAGGAGACTCCTGCACCTGTCGAAGAGGTCGCCAAGGTCGAGCCTACTGAAGAGATCAAGCCTGCCTCAACCGAGGACGCCAAGGTTGAAATCGCTGAGGAGACCAAGCCtgaggagatcaagatcgGAATTGTCGAAGAGGCTCAGCCTGAGGTTGCCGAGACCGCCACTGAAGCTGTCGAGGAGACCAAGGTTCCCGCACctgtggaggaggccaaggccgagTCCGCTGAGGAGACCAAGACTCCCGAGCCTgtcgaggaggccaagcCTGCGCCAGTAGAAGAGTTCAAGGCTGAAACTGTCGAAAACGTCAAGACTGAAGCTGCTGAAGCGCCCAAGGCTGATCCAGTCGAGGAACTCAACGCTGTTGAGCCGGTTGAGCAAGTTATCGCCCCAGCTGCTGAGAGTGTCGAGGCACCCAAGGAAGAGTCCCAGCCTGAGCCAGTGGTCGAGAGACCCCTTGTCGTCGAAGCTCCCGTCGAAGCTCCCAAGGTGGTTGCCGCTGAACCCGTGGTCGAGGCGCCTATCGAAGCACCCAAGGAGGTCGTTGCTGAGCCCGTTGTCGCGGCGGCCAGATCCCTTCCCGAGACTGTCGAGAAGgttgagcaggaggagagtAAGGACACCGTTGGGCCAATTCCCAGCGAGAacaaggatgagaaggctTCAGGTGAGGAACACCCAATCCCAGTATTGCTTGATACTCCCGGTGGCTTGGCAGGAGAGGAGATTTCAGAATGCATTTCGGAGCCAAAGGACATGGACACGGACTTGCAACAATCGGATACCCATGATACCCCCATTACCCATGATACCCATGATACCCAGGACGCGAGTGCGGCTATTTCTTCTGTTGACAACAATGATACCCTTGACACACCTAATATCGATAATACccctggcgaggaggaggtcgtccCGGTGACGACCAATGAGACAGAAGTCACGGTGGACGACAAGGAGGCTGTCAAGACAGTGGAAGAGGACAAGTCTGATGTCACTCCATCGGACGAGAATCTTGCGGCGGCGGAGTCCAAGGAACCGGCGTCTTCCATCCAGGAGCCCGAGGCCAAGGACGACAAACCAGAGACTGAGGCAGCCCCCGAACCTGAAATCGCCCACGCGGAGACGGCGCCAGTCGTCGAGGCCGAACCAGTTGTGGAGAGCACCCAGATCGAAGAGCCCACCTTGCCAGAGGTGAAGACACCATTCGCTGACGTTGAAGAAGCTCTGGAAGAACCCCCCTCTAGGACCAAGGAGCCCACTGAAGACTCCTCTCCTGTCGTCACTGATGATGCTAGCATTACTGTGGAGGAAGCCACTCAGCagtctgaggaggagaaggagcagccCATCATCGAACAGTCTAGCACCGAAACCCCTGCCGTTCAAGAATCCGTCGATGTCACCAGCACCCCAGAAGTTGAGAAGtcggtggttgaggaagttGCTGTtccggagaaggaggaggttgctcCCGAAGTCGAGTCTGTGGAGAAGactgaggaggttgagccgGTTGAAGTCTCAGATGCCAAGGTCGCCCAGTCTGTCGACGATGCTCAAGCCGTAAACGACAAGTCCGATAGCCCAGTTGCTGCTATTGCGGTTGCTGCCGGCattgcttctgctgctgctatcGCCGCTACCGCCGCCTCAATCGAGGAGCCTGCCGCTGGCGagaaggctgttgttgatgagccTGAAGTATCCGAGAAAACTGAGGAGCCGATCAAAGTTGACGagcctgttgctgttgccgaTAAGTCTGTTATTGCCGATAAAcctgccaccaccgaggagaTTGTCATTGCCGCTGCCGAAGAGCCTATCGAGACTGACAAGCCCACTAGTGTCAGCGAATCACGCAGCATTGACGAGCCGCCCGTCTCTGTCGAGGAACATGTTGATGCTGAGCACGTCgttcctgctgctgctgttccttCGGAGATCTCAGCCAGGTCTGTGGAGTCAGCTATTGACACCGCTTCAGTCGTGGCTGAGAACGAGGCGCCCGTAGTCGTCCCGGCCCAGGAACCGGAGCAAATCTCTGACGCTGCTTCTGAGGACTTTGTCCTGATTGAAGCAGAATCCATCCCCAAGGAGGCaactgaagaagaagcggtTCTCATCGACCAATCCATTGCCTCGCTCAAGCAGGTCGCCAGTGAAGTCGAAACAGAAGCCCTTGCAGCAGCTGTTGAGGAGAAGTCCGTCAACGAGACGGTTGTGGAGCCTGCCGTCGAAGTGACTGCCCAACACGCCGCCGAACCCGATGTTGAGTCTAGGACCAAGCCTGACGCCCCTAAGGAGGTGTCTGTGTCAGACTTTGCCATTCCTgtggctgctgccgccggaGCTGCTGCTTTCGGGGTTGCCGCCGGTGAAGCGACCAAGGAGGAAGCTCCAGTCACCGAACGCTCGCTCCCCAAGTCTTTGGCCCAGGTTGAGCGTGATGACGTAGTTTTGGACTACGATCCTAGAGATACCAATCTCTCATTCGGCACACAGACAACTTACCCACTACCTACTGACACATCTTTTACCTTGCCGACTGACACAACCTACACATTGCCAACTGACACATCGTTCTCGCTGCCTACCGAGAAGACTGCTTCCGAGTCTCTTTCCAGGGGTCTTGCCTCGACTGAGGAGtcgaaaaaagaagaaacctCTGAAGGCAAGTCTTTTGCTAAGGAACTCGCCCTTGGTGCAGGCGTTGTAGGTGCTTTGGGTGCTGCCACCGCCGTGGCTGCCCACACAGCTTCGGATAAAGAGTCTAGTGATGCGGTGAAGCGCCTGGAGGCGTATGCCGCCATTTTCGATAACGAACCCAAGGACAAGGTCTCCAGCCGCTCTCTTCCCCAAGATGGCGCCAAGAACACGACAATCGAGTCTTCTGAGGCTGTGAGCGAGACGGTTCCGCTCACTGAATCTTTCCACAtggtggacaagaaggacggCCAAGAGGTGgcgaggggtggtgaagaggcgAAGAGTGATGGTGAGGACATTGTTGCCGCGCGGCCTGCTATTATTGCTGTTACTTCTGCTGGTCCCAAGGAAACGATAACTGACGATGCCGTTCTTACCACTCAAAGGTCAACAATTCCAGGATCCCGAGGACCCGATGAAacccaaggagaagaagtcatTGTTGACTTCCGTGTACCCACCCCTGCTCTTATTCTTCCTGACCTCAATGACCCTGTGGCTCGCGAGTTAGGCCGGATGCGCAGTTTACGCCGGCAGCGCAGAAACACGATCAAGCAGGCGGAAGAGATGGTGGCAGCCGCCGTCGTCTTGTACGCCACAGCCGATATTCTCAGCCCGCCAGGAAGTCCGACAACCGAGAATCCAGGAGCCGATGTCCTTGGTCTAACCGAAATGCATTCTGACGTgaaggggaaaggaaaggaagtGCAAGTGTTTACCGATGGAGAAAGAGGGAGGCGCAGATCGAGGGACGAGCAAGAAGTTTCTGCTCTCGTGACTGACCTCTCAGCAGACAAAGACAGGTCGAGGACTGATGAAGGCAGACGAAGACGCCGTAGCCATCACTCGAGCCGCTCTTACCGTGATCTTGAAAGCCGTGATCGTGACCTTGGTGATGCTCACGACTATCGAGATCTCAGCAAGGACGGCTCGCGGCACTCTTATTCTCGCCGCCACCGATCCGAGAGCTACAATTCGTCTCGCTCTCTTGGCGCTGATGAGCGCCCTCGCACTCCTCCCGCACAAGACAAAGACAGCAGTTATCCTCCTGAACACCGAAGCCCTCGCAAGCAACGCACCCCCGAGGAGCAGGCTGCTCACGACAAGCGAAAGGAGGAGCGCCGCCGTCTCCGTGAACTCGAGAGGGCCAGGGAGGAGATACCAGCTTCtcccacctcgccaaccaaAGAAGAGCGCGTCAAGGAGAGATCAGCACCACGTCAACGATCTGAGCGTGATCTTTCCGAACGTGATCGTTCTGATCGTGACCGTGCTGAACGCTCTGAGcaccgccgtcgtcgtcataGTCACAGCCGCGCCAGCGTGGAGTTTGATGTGCCATCTTCCAGCAGGAAGACGGAGCCCGTCTTGAACTCCAGAGAAGGGGTGCCCATGCCACCTTCAGCTTCCAGGACATTCCCACCCGAACTCAAGCGCTCCAGCACTGGTCGCAGCTCCAGGGCTCGCAGGTCCGAGAGATCAGAGCGGTCAGAGAGGTCTGATGACCGGCTGGCTCGTGACGACGATTATCGACCCAGCAGCCGAGAGCACCGCGAACATCGCGAGCCTAGAGTACGCAGGTCCGAGGATCGGATTGTTCGTGATGAGGAGGTCCcccggccaagaagcagcaagAGATCAACAGCCAATGTGCTTGATACTAAAGATTCGGCCGCCTCTGTCGGCGATGCTTCCATCGGCAAGGGTGCCGCCTCGATCAGCAGCACTGGCGAGCACGAGTCAGCGTCTCACCGGGCAAAGAGGCAGGAGAAGCGCGAGAAGGTGCGGGAGAGCGAAACCAAAGAGAAGGGCGGTATTCGTGGTGCTTTCAAGCGTCTTTTCACGAGAGGTTAA
- a CDS encoding hypothetical protein (EggNog:ENOG503P5NZ) has product MSSSPPESMNRYWIPNLDIHKKVITQELQYYLGPDASVRPFTREGEDGFLITTPGPCLSDEQIDDICVKSKQLWEKQAAARAAGSSSKSLKRPLHAPVSLGKSGGTSESSSRRRKPRSHRDDRR; this is encoded by the exons ATGTCGTCTTCGCCGCCTGAATCGATGAACAGATACTGGATTCCCAATCTGGATATCCACAAAAAGGTCATCACTCAGGAGCTTCAGTATTACCTCGGACCCGACGCGAGCGTGAGGCCTTTTACTCGAGAG GGTGAAGATGGCTTCTTGATCACCACACCAGGACCTTGCCTGTCAGAT GAGCAAATAGACGACATATGCGTCAAGTCAAAGCAGCTGTGGGAGAAACAGGCAGCAGCGCGAGCAGCCGGCAGTTCGAGCAAATCCCTCAAGCGACCTCTTCACGCACCTGTATCACTCGGGAAGTCGGGCGGCACCAGTGAATCGTCCAGTAGACGGAGAAAGCCCAGAAGCCATCGGGATGACAGACGATGA
- the SNF7 gene encoding ESCRT-III subunit protein snf7 (COG:U; EggNog:ENOG503NX3E; BUSCO:EOG09264W71), translating into MSGIWGWFGGGAAQKRKDTPKNVILDLRTNLEMLQKREAHILRQIEEQEKEARKHVNTNKTAAKNALRRKKVYEGNLEQTMNHIGTLETQINAIESANINKETFEAMQRASEAMKSIHGKLTPEKVDEAMYVPKVWFLFLCDGTDGSYREKLQEHNQLNEEIAAAIGSVNIGQSIDDGELDAELDELMAKDLEDKMLETGTVHADRLPSVATGELKNNKGKAPVVEDDEEAELNRLKAEMAM; encoded by the exons ATGTCGGGCATCTGGGGCTggttcggtggtggtgccgcgCAGAAGCGGAAGGATACCCCCAAGAATGTCATTCTGGATCTGCGGACAAACCTGGAGATGCTGCAGAAAAGGGAAGCCCACATTCTCCGCCAGatcgaggagcaggagaaggaggccagGAAGCATGTAAACACTAACAAGACTG CGGCCAAGAATGCCCTGCGACGCAAGAAGGTCTATGAGGGCAACCTCGAACAGACAATGAACCACATCGGAACCCTCGAAACCCAGATTAATGCCATCGAGtccgccaacatcaacaaggagACGTTCGAAGCGATGCAGAGAGCCAGCGAAGCCATGAAGTCAATACACGGCAAGCTCACCCCCGAGAAGGTCGACGAGGCCATGTACGTACCGAAAGTTTGGTTTCTATTTTTGTGCGATGGTACTGATGGTAGTTATAGGGAAAAACTCCAAGAGCACAATCAGCTCAACGAGGAAATCGCGGCTGCCATCGGCTCGGTCAACATTGGCCAGTCCATCGACGACGGAGAATTGGATGCGGAGCTGGACGAGCTCATGGCCAAGGATCTGGAAGACAAAATGCTCGAGACTGGCACAGTACACGCAGATCGTCTGCCGAGCGTGGCGACCGGAGAAC TCAAGAACAACAAGGGCAAGGCGCCCGTGgtcgaagacgacgaagaggcgGAACTCAACAGActcaaggccgagatggccaTGTAA
- the tsn1 gene encoding Translin-1 (EggNog:ENOG503P06S; COG:S) — MPPMIDPSLFDQIKSKIEEDTTVRKELEQIVDELHQHVSFTQGLLSKIHSTPRSKYATLLPQVEEGIKSQVATVGKLSAFASQYPYYKYNHKWTRPLQDSLSTCLLFTWLSTHTLLTPLQLATYYSVPLNLTAQDDAFHITTEEYLLALVSIIDDLSRLAMNSVTLGDTALAVEISAFIRDLHAGFQVLNLKNDILRKRVDSIKYAVKKVEDVVYDLSLRGLIPAAGAENEKKGE, encoded by the exons ATGCCCCCCATGAtcgacccctccctcttcgacCAAATCAAGTCCAAGATCGAAGAGGACACCACCGTCCGCAAGGAGCTCGAGCAGATTGTCGACGAGCTTCACCAGCATGTCTCCTTCACGCAGGGTTTGTTGTCCAAGATTCACTCAACCCCGCGGTCAAAGT AcgcaaccctcctcccccaagtAGAAGAGGGCATCAAATCCCAAGTCGCCACCGTAGGCAAGCTCTCAGCGTTTGCATCTCAATATCCTTACTACAA ATACAACCACAAATGGACCCGCCCCCTCCAagactccctctccacctgcctcctcttcacctgGCTATCCacccacaccctcctcacccccctccagctGGCCACATACTACTCCGTCCCTTTGAACCTCACCGCCCAAGACGATGCATTCCACATCACCACTGAGGAgtacctcctcgccctcgtctCCATAATCGACGACCTCTCCCGCCTGGCGATGAATTCCGTCACGCTCGGCGACACCGCCCTCGCGGTGGAGATCTCCGCCTTCATCAGGGACCTGCACGCCGGGTTCCAGGTCTTGAATTTGAAGAATGATATcctgaggaagagggttgaCAGCATCAAGTATGCCGTGAAAAAGGTCGAGGATGTGGTTTATGAtttgagtttgagggggttgattcctgctgctggggcggagaacgaaaagaagggggagtgA